A region of the Leishmania panamensis strain MHOM/PA/94/PSC-1 chromosome 10 sequence genome:
CAGTTTTGTGTACCTGATCAATACATATCTCAAGGTTTAACACTTTTTTGCATTCCTTGTATTCTGCAAAACGATAACTCTCatatatattttttttcACCTTTGTTGTTTGAGTTTGCTCTGCCATCTTAGTCTATTGTATACCCTTTCAAACGCTCTCATCTAcagattttttttttctttaccTACCCCATCTCTTTAGTATCACCTTTCTCTGCTTCTActgagcaaagaaaaaggatCGAATGGGCTCTCCAGCGCCATATTCTGCGCCCAAAGAGCCGAGAGAATGCATGATGGTGGCGAAACGTAAAGAATTTGAGCGGACAAAGGTGGTTCAGGAGGCCACCTTCATTACATTCAAAGGACTAGGCACACACGACGTATACAACTGCTGCGTTCCTTTTAGGATCAATGGTGTCTGCCACGTATTTGGGCGCACCGAGCGTCGGAACGAGTGGGTCAGGTCTTTTGTTCGCCTATTCCGCCAGACCGGACACGATGAGTACACCCTTGTGGAGCACGCAATGCAGTGGCAACTGGAAGACCCGTTTATTGTGAAGGTCCGAGGTGAGATGCTTTTCGGCGGTGTTCGTGTCACTAAAGACCACGGAAAAGTGTCTGGCTATATGTGTGATTTCTATCGTGGCACAATAGACGACCTGCACTACTTCACTTCTGGTCCCCAAAATATGAAGGATATTCGTCTTGTTGAACTGGCGGACGGGAGGATTGGCATTTTTTCCCACCACAAAACTCACACAACTTGCACAACTGGTTTCATTACTATTGATTCGCTTGACAACCTTTGCTCGCAGATCATCGACGCTGCAAAGCCGATTGACCACACGCTCTTTGGTGACGCATGGGGTGGTGTCAACCAGCCGTACCTCCTGTCGACAGGTAAAATCGGCTGTATTTCTCACCACGGCTATCTCGACAAAGACGTGAATGGCGAGGTAATTAACGTGTACTGCATCACGTCTTTCGTGTATGATCCGCTGACGAACAAGTGCTTTGAGTACAAGATACTCGGCACGAAAAGTTGCTTCCCGGAGTGTCCGGCTAAGGCACCGAAGCTGATGGACTGTGCGTTCGCCTCCGGGATTGTTATGCGTGACGATGGTAAATGCGACCTCTACAGTGGTGTGGGCGACACGCGGCAGGGCCGTATGGTGATTGAATACCCGTTTGAGGGGTACGGGTCCATCGTAGACAATGTCGACTTTTGATGCCTCGTTGAGCATACACCAAAACGAAGAGAACATctgcagaaaaaaaaatgtagCAATGCTCTTACCTTTACCACACTAAGTGTTCCAACAAATTGCATCTGCTTTTTTGAGTTCTCCTTATGACCGTACTTTCAGCGCTGCTACACTTAACTCAAACATTCTCTTTGCTCCCCTAGGGATTTTCTCTCAATACATATATCAGACTTTTctgttgtcgctgtcgctAATCCACATCTTGTATTTCGATTTGCATCAGTACTCACCGCCATGCCCTGCAGTAAGCTTCCACTATTGTCAGCGGCCTATCCAAAGTGAGCGTTTTTTTCCTTGCTTCATGCAGTCCTAAATTTACTTT
Encoded here:
- a CDS encoding glycosyl hydrolase-like protein, putative (TriTrypDB/GeneDB-style sysID: LpmP.10.1180); protein product: MGSPAPYSAPKEPRECMMVAKRKEFERTKVVQEATFITFKGLGTHDVYNCCVPFRINGVCHVFGRTERRNEWVRSFVRLFRQTGHDEYTLVEHAMQWQLEDPFIVKVRGEMLFGGVRVTKDHGKVSGYMCDFYRGTIDDLHYFTSGPQNMKDIRLVELADGRIGIFSHHKTHTTCTTGFITIDSLDNLCSQIIDAAKPIDHTLFGDAWGGVNQPYLLSTGKIGCISHHGYLDKDVNGEVINVYCITSFVYDPLTNKCFEYKILGTKSCFPECPAKAPKLMDCAFASGIVMRDDGKCDLYSGVGDTRQGRMVIEYPFEGYGSIVDNVDF